CCGCGAGTGCGGCGCGGTACCCCTCCACCAGGCGTTCCAGGCCGACGGCCGGACTGAAGTCCCGCTCGTAGCGGGCCCGGGCCGCCCGGCCCAGCTCCCGGTTGCGGTCACCGTCGGCCGCGATCCGGCGCAGGCACTCCGCCAGGGAGGCGGCGTCGCCCGGCCGGTGCAGCAGCCCGGTCACCCCGTCCTCGACCAGCTCGGTGAAGGCACCGTGACCGGCGGCGACGGCCGGGACCCCGGCCGCCATCGCCTCCACGGCGACCAGGCCGAACGCCTCCAGCCAGGTCGAGGGCGCCACCACGGCCACCGCCCGCGCGAGCGCGTCCCGGCACGCGTCCGGGCCGTACAGACCGGCGTACCGCACGTCGTCGCGGCCCGCCGCCCACGCGGCCACCTCCCGCTCCAGCGGCCCCGATCCGGCGATCACCAGCGGCACGCCCGCACCGCCGGACGCGGCCAGCTCGTCCCACGCGGCCATGAGGAGCCGTACGCCCTTGGGCTCCGCGAGCCGGCCCAGGTAGAGCAGATGCTCGCCGGGGCCCGTGCGGCGGGCGTCCGGGCCCGGGTCCGGGACGAAGTTGTGCTTCACCGCGAGCCGTTCGGCCGGCATCCCGGCCTTCACCAGCACCTCGCGCTGCGCCGCCGAGATGCAGAAGAACCGCTCCACGCCGGTCCACCAGCGCCGCCGGTTGACCGCGAGGCCCACCGCGAGCGGCACCGTCGCCGCCCGCGAGTCGCGGTAGCAGCCGTGCTTGACGGCGGGCAGCGGGGAGGAGCCGACGCACTCCGTGCACGGCCGGCCGTCCCGCTGCAGCGTGCCCGGCGGGCAGACCTGCGTGTAGTTGTGCAGCGTGGCGACGGCCGGCACACGTGCGTCGGCGCACGCCGCCAGCACGGCGGGGGACAGCAGCGGGAAGACGTTGTGCACGTGCACCACGTCGGGCCGCTCGGCCCGCAGCCGCGCGGCCAGCTCCCTGCGCACCGCCGGGTTCCACGGCACGAGCAGCGGCACGGCGGCCTTGCCGAGCGGGGAGCGGGCGGCGATGTCGTCGCTGCGCCGCTCGAACAGTTCGACCCGGTGGCCGCCCGCGCGCAGCAGCTCCACCTCCTGGTCGACGGCCTTGTTCTCGCCGCTGGGCTGCGCCGAGCGGTAGCGGTTGTGCACCACGAGGACACGCATGGTCAGGGAACCTCCGGTTTCCGGGCCCAGCGCGGGACGCGTCGGCGCGGGGGTTCGGGCGGCGCGGGGAGCACGAGCGGCGCCGGTTCCGGGGCCGGCGCCGCCAGCAGCGAGGCGGCCACCGTCAGATGCAGCAGATACGGCGAGGCGTCGCCGAGCCCCGCCTCCGTGTACGACGCGAGCGCGCAGTAGCTGATCAGGAAGAGCGCGCAGGCCCGCGACAGCGACGGCGGCCGCAGCAGCGCGACCGCGCCCAGTACGACGAGGGCCGCCGCCACCAACGAGACGCCCAGCAGCCCCTGTTCGTGGTAGACGGCCAGCCAGCTGTTGTCGATCGGCAGCCCGTCGAACGACTTGTCGCCCAGGCCGACCCCGAACACCTGCTCGGTGACGGTCCGGGGCGCCGCCAGCAGCGCATGCCAGACCTTGGCCCGGCCGGTGAGACTGGAGAAGTTCTCCTCGCTCTGCCCGCGCAGGAA
The DNA window shown above is from Streptomyces sp. NBC_00670 and carries:
- a CDS encoding glycosyltransferase, encoding MRVLVVHNRYRSAQPSGENKAVDQEVELLRAGGHRVELFERRSDDIAARSPLGKAAVPLLVPWNPAVRRELAARLRAERPDVVHVHNVFPLLSPAVLAACADARVPAVATLHNYTQVCPPGTLQRDGRPCTECVGSSPLPAVKHGCYRDSRAATVPLAVGLAVNRRRWWTGVERFFCISAAQREVLVKAGMPAERLAVKHNFVPDPGPDARRTGPGEHLLYLGRLAEPKGVRLLMAAWDELAASGGAGVPLVIAGSGPLEREVAAWAAGRDDVRYAGLYGPDACRDALARAVAVVAPSTWLEAFGLVAVEAMAAGVPAVAAGHGAFTELVEDGVTGLLHRPGDAASLAECLRRIAADGDRNRELGRAARARYERDFSPAVGLERLVEGYRAALAEWSGGGESTSPEGNGGQSPHPVRDGGQSPHPVRNGGEIPPPEGNAITGSRRGRPRGRNGGSR